A DNA window from Bos mutus isolate GX-2022 chromosome 11, NWIPB_WYAK_1.1, whole genome shotgun sequence contains the following coding sequences:
- the LOC102278574 gene encoding immunoglobulin kappa light chain-like isoform X3, giving the protein MGVLTQLSCFLFFWLPAASGEAVLYQTPAYIAASLGESISITCRANQSISDYLSWYKQKPGQAPMILIYDADNRFNGVPERFTATQSETEFVFTISQVEADDAAMYYCQQDYALPTFGQGTKVEIKRSDAEPSVFLFKPSDEQLKTGTVSVVCLVNDFYPKDINVKWKVDGVTQSSSNFQNSFTDQDSKKSTYSLSSILTLPSSEYQSHDAYTCEVSHKSLTTALVKSFSKNEC; this is encoded by the exons ATGGGTGTCCTGACTCAACTCTCCTGCTTTCTGTTCTTCTGGCTCCCGG CTGCCAGTGGGGAGGCTGTGCTCTACCAGACTCCAGCCTACATCGCTGCATCCCTAGGAGAGAGCATCTCCATCACTTGCAGAGCCAATCAAAGCATTAGTGATTACTTAAGCTGGTATAAGCAGAAACCTGGCCAGGCTCCTATGATTCTCATCTATGATGCTGATAATCGTTTTAATGGTGTCCCAGAGAGGTTCACTGCGACTCAATCTGAGACAGAATTTGTTTTCACAATCAGCCAAGTAGAGGCTGATGATGCTGCCATGTATTACTGCCAGCAGGATTATGCACTTCCT ACTTTCGGCCAAGGAACCAAGGTAGAGATCAAAA GGTCTGATGCTGAGCCATCCGTCTTCCTCTTCAAACCATCTGATGAGCAGCTGAAGACCGGAACTGTCTCTGTCGTGTGCTTGGTGAATGATTTCTACCCCAAAGATATCAATGTCAAGTGGAAAGTGGATGGGGTTACTCAGAGCAGCAGCAACTTCCAAAACAGTTTCACAGACCAGGACAGCAAGAAAAGCACCTACAGCCTCAGCAGCATCCTGACACTGCCCAGCTCAGAGTACCAAAGCCATGACGCCTATACGTGTGAGGTCAGCCACAAGAGCCTGACTACCGCCCTCGTCAAGAGCTTCAGTAAGAACGAGTGTTAG